DNA from Methanomassiliicoccus luminyensis B10:
TGACGACCGACTGGTTATATTATTCCTTGTGCGGAGCAACATTGAACTAGGCGTGGCTGCCAATGAGCATCGATGCCCGGTGCGGTGGTGCTCCTGAACGTGGAGGTGGGGAAGGAGAAAGAGGTCGCGCAGCGCTTATGCTCCGTCGAGGGAGTGGAGAGGGCCTACGCCGTCTACGGTGTGTACGACGTGGTGGTCATCGTCTCCTCGGAGACCCTCGAAGGGCTGGAGGCCCTGCTGATGCAGAAGGTGAGGAACTTCGCGGGGATCAAGAGCACCATGACCCTACTGATCAGCCACGAGTGCATCGTGGAATAGGTCCGGGGCGCTGGTCATGACTAAATAGCCGGCCGTTGTTGACAGGAACATGGAGGCGACCTCCGATCCGCTGCTGTTCCTGGCCATGGTGGCGTTCATCTCGATGTCCGGAGCGCTGATGCCCGGGCCGATGTTCGCCACGGCCGTCCACCGCGGCCTCGAGGACGGGCGTGCGGGGATCAAGATGGCCGTCGGCCACGCCATCGTGGAGATACCGCTGATCATCGCCATATTCTTCGGGCTGGAAGCCATATTGAGGAACGAAACGGTGTTCGCGGCCATCGGCCTGGTGGGCGGCGTGTTCCTTCTCCACATGGGCGCATCGATGTTCCGAGCCAAGCTCGACGAGCCGGGCAGGAAGGACTCGAAGCACGGCTCGGTGGTGGCGGGCATCATACTGACCGCGGCGAACCCCTACTTCATACTGTGGTGGGCCACCGTGGGCGCGTCCCTGGTCGTGCTGGCCTCCGGGTTCGGCCTATGGATCGTCCCGCTCTTCGCCGCGGTCCACCTTGCCTGCGATTTCGGGTGGTTCTTCGTCGTCAGCCTCGCCGTCAACAGGTCCAGGACATTCTGGACCGGAAATAGGTATAGGTATCTTTACGGGGCCTGCGGGACCATCCTCATCGTCTTCGCACTGTACTTCATCTATAGCTCCATCGCGGGGCTCGCCGGTTGAGGCCGGCTCAGGCCGCCCTTCCGCCGGCACGCACCGGGCGGCCGCCTCGGCGAGCTTTCTGCTCAGCCCCTCCCCTCTGGCGATTATGCCCGAGAGGTCCAGATTGATAACGGATAGGTCCACCGCGCTGTCGGCATCCAGCCCCTCCTTGTATGCGGGAAGGCAGTCGTCGGCCCCGAGGTAGCCGTGGGCGAGGGCGGCGTACAGCGAGGTGTAGCCGACCTTGTCCCTCTCCCGGACGCCGACCAGGGAGGGGCAGTCGGCCCGGTGCACCCGGCAGCCCCGGGAGTCGGCGATAAAGCTGGGCAGCGTGGACACGGTCTCGGGGATGTCCTTGAACACCACGTCGCCCACGATGATGAGTTCGCTGCCCTCGCCGGTGACCCTCTTAGCCTTCAGGTTCATGGGGATGGGGGCCCGCGACAGCACCCTGTCGTTCAGGATGGCCGTAAGGTCGACGGGCGGGAACCCTCCCTTGATCCTTCTCTCGATCATGTTAGTGATGGTGTC
Protein-coding regions in this window:
- a CDS encoding Lrp/AsnC ligand binding domain-containing protein, producing MPGAVVLLNVEVGKEKEVAQRLCSVEGVERAYAVYGVYDVVVIVSSETLEGLEALLMQKVRNFAGIKSTMTLLISHECIVE
- a CDS encoding LysE family transporter, which translates into the protein MEATSDPLLFLAMVAFISMSGALMPGPMFATAVHRGLEDGRAGIKMAVGHAIVEIPLIIAIFFGLEAILRNETVFAAIGLVGGVFLLHMGASMFRAKLDEPGRKDSKHGSVVAGIILTAANPYFILWWATVGASLVVLASGFGLWIVPLFAAVHLACDFGWFFVVSLAVNRSRTFWTGNRYRYLYGACGTILIVFALYFIYSSIAGLAG